actgaaCTGACAGGGGCACTGGAGTTGTGCATTCTGCTCTGTATAATAAACTTGGATGTTGAAAGTTATGTACATGAACTGTATTATGTATCTATAAAGTTATTACTATGGAACATGTTCAGTGTCACCACGATATTTTTTTTGAGCTTCTTTAACAAGATGCCAGtcttctatttgtaatatttaatgAGATAGAggttcaatctttaaaaagatattttatttgaaaactatatgaaattttaatttccatgatTTCATAATCAACTTGATTGTAGcgttttcttctttgtttaagctcattttttgttttgtattcagTGGTTACAATATCCAGTATAAAGAGGTTCTGCAGCTATTCCCCGGCTAGAACAGATAAAGTATGAATTAGAGAGGTTTTAGATTGATGTTATAGTTTGGATCACTAGCTGTAGCATTCATTAATGAAAAAAGACTGTTAAAGTGGTCAAGATGGAATTAAAAGTTACACCAAGGTCAATATCAGGGCACTCAGGTTATGATAGGGTTGTGGCaccaagcccctcatcaggctccctgcttctccctcgctcTTTCTCAAATCAAATCTCTTTTCCATATAGGAATAATTATGTTTCCTACAGAAATTACTGATTAATTATAAACTGGAAACTGTTAGAGGCTATACATTTCTatttacagagagaaaaaaaaaatcaccctggACTTCGTGTCCTTGCTTTGAAAAGGTCTTACCTGACCATTCTGCAGCGGTGAACTGTCAGTCTATTGTAGGCATCCTCTAGGTCTTTGACGTTGCTGTGACTCCACAGTCTTTCACCAATAGCACTTGCCCGGGGCCTGAAAGGTAAACCAACATGTCCACCAAAGCAATTTAAATGCATGTTTTCTTAAGTATCTAAAGTATATGCTTGGGGATATTTCTAGTGCTTCCCcacttggagaaaaagaaataaggcactttaatttttaattcacacATTACCACTTAAATTCCATACCATAATCTTGGAGTGAGGTTAGTTGCATCCACATATTCTCCCCACAGACAAGCTTCTCCACCCATGACAAGTTTTTTCTGTTCTGGAGAACCTACATTAAAATCATTGAATTGATAGGAATGAAGTAAGCTGCTCAAAGCTTTTACACAGAGGCAATAACTGGTTTCTCATTCTACCTTTATTGTAGGCCAACACTTCTGGGGTCCACAGAACCGTGGGAGGTATTCATGGTTTTTCACACAAAAAGGGTAGAAAACTTTATCTCCACAGTGCTTGTtaccatatttttactttatttcaattttatgaaaacttAATCGGGTACTTGTGACAATTAACTCCTGTGATGCACCTTCTGATTCTCAGAAAATACCTTCTGCAGAAAGGTCAATTCCTAACAGACCTAcagttttgaagtattttttaacaCTAAAATCCTTCTTCTTGAAGGAAATTTTGTGAAATCTGGTGTAGAAAGCTGGATAAAGTAGAGCTGGTCTTAAGGACAGGGATCTGCGAGCCTAAGGCTCCACCACTCTGTTCCTCTTACTGTCGCCTCCCCGAAGGATGCCTAACTCCTCAGGATCCAAAAACAACACAGCCCGAAACCCATGGAAGTAGACTATAGCCTTCCTTCAGTGTCTTACAGTGGAAAGGCCCATTGAAGGAGATACAAGGTTAATGCAATCCAGAGTCTTTGAACTGTAGGGTGAGTAACAATGCTCATTGGTGGAAACAGATACTTTTACAAGGTTTAAAATGAACAGggccttctctttttcttaagaaatcaagaatcaaacaTAAAAGTGAGGATAGTGAGTTGATAATATCCTAGTGgtaaattaaggaagaaaactAGCCAATCAACGTAATGGGTATGTCACTTACCACTAAAATCAAGAGGGTCCACTTTATAGTAACCTTTCCAGTCTTGTCCATAACTAATCCAATCTAAGTACCAAGGAGCAGAAAGGATGACAGGGAAGCCAGCGGCTGTGACTTGAGCTTGTTCCTCACTATATGATTGAAATTTCCATACTTGAACAATCGTACCTGGCTGAAGCTATTAAAGTTACAAAGGATATGTACGATTAGGGCCAACAATTACAAATGAAAGTTGAAGCCATCGTAGTTATTAGGAAAGTAACCACCTaagattcttgaaaaaaaaaaatttccccttcttAGTACTAAACACAATGGTTGTAGGGCCTTGAAATTAGAAGTTTCATCAACCCTAAGGTTGGAGATTTCACCTCTGCCTACACAGGACACCAGTTAGGTATAACGGACTAAGGCTTTCTTCCCATCTGTACACTGCTGTTATCCTTACTTGGAAGACGTCACTAACCCTTCTCTAAGGGTAATACTAGTAACTAGATTTGAAACGGTCAGTTACCCAAAGGAAAGTAAAAAGCGTGTTTGTTGACAATTTAAAACTACCTTTGTAGCTATAAAGACTCCTTCATTCTTGTTTGTTCTGCCCTTGTGAAAAAAGAATTTACTTCAAAGTACTCTGATTTGTGACATAATGTGATGGTGGGGGGAGGAACGTGGGAGAGGGTGGAAGGGAGAGATGGAAAGGTGGCACAATCTCAGTCTACAGAAAGTTTAAAAGGTAAGCTAACTTCCCTGTAATGTTGAGGACAACTGTGCTTCCTTCCAAGATGTTAATAAGTCTCTCTTATTATCAGAATCAAAAGCAGTCTTCATACTTCTCACCTTCACATGATCATCAAAAACTTCTTGCCAGACTATGGCTCCCTTGTTTACAGTTGAAGCAATATCCAAAACCCTACcgttgggggggaaaaaagttatttcaGAGCACGAGCTTAACAACGTTTAAAGTTTTCTATAAAGGATTGTCATGTTGGCAGGCCTTTCACTGCAGCACAGCTTTATAGCAGAACCTGAAGTTGGGGTTCCTTCTTTCAAGCACATGGCGTAGAATGTCACACAGCAGAGGACTTAAAAGTCATGTGCTGAAGGAATGGGCCAATAATTAGCACGTCCCAAAGTGGGGAAGACATGGCAATTCACAGCGTAGTATATAAACCACAACTTCTGGTAATTTCATGGCTATCTTAGAAGAAACTGATTTGGCCTGTGATGTCAACTACGTAACATTCAACGATTGCTGACAATCCAAAAATACTTCCTGGTATTTAGACAATGCCAATTTTTCTGCAGGATTAGAAAATTAGAATGTAATTTCTTAATTAGAAATTAGATTAGAACATTACATTAATTGCATTAATTAGATTACATTAATTAGAATGTAATTtcacacaaaaagcaaaagaggaaaaggCTGGAATCTGAGCTGCCTTGATTTAAGAGTTGGCAAACGACAGCCCACAGCCTGATTTTGTATGGCTTATCAGCGAGGAATGGTTTTCACACttgtaaatattgtttaaaaaacaagaatgggGCCCACGAAgcctaaaaaagattttactctcTGGGCCTTTAATGAAAAAGCTTACTGATCACTAATCTAGAGCAGTGCCCAGTTTCGGCAATGATCAAGACATCCTATCTCATGCTTTCCAGCATAGGAGCCAGTAGCCTCATCCAGCTGTTGAACACGTGAAATGTGGCTGATCTAAGTCCCTGAATTACAGCCCCATGCAGCTGCGCCTATCGTACTGGACATCACAGGAAGTAAAAGAAATGTTCCTGGAGTTGACCAAAGGGAACGAATTCCACAGGTTGGACGGTGATAAAGACTTCACAGGGAAGCCAGGGCTTCGCACTGAAATCTCTGAGCAGCTGAGTGCTACCCTCCGACACTTCCTGCAAGCCTTAGTCATCATTGCATTGCTTCAAAGAAAGCTGTGGATACTATTTTCTTTTGATGATTTTTCACTGACACTGCGTATAACAAAGTATAACAGTATCTACACTTTGACAAGGAgtggagagaaaatgaaacaacTACACAGCTAAAAGTTTTACAAAAGGCAcagatcaaataaaatagaagttggCTTACAAAAACTTACTTCTGAACATAGAAAGATTCTAGTTTTTTATAATCTCCACCAAAGCCTTTCCACTTCATGAAATCTCTGATTTCTGGATTGGACTCCCTTCAACAAAAACAGTGATTAAAATTGCATTAGAATTTGATAAACCCAGTCTCTGTCAAGCAGCACACATCCCTACCTTTATTTGTgcaaatttaaaacttaaagtttTGAGCCTAAAAACTTTATTATGAGGGATgcgtgagtggctcagttggttaagcatctgccttccgctcaggtctggatctcagggtcctgggatcgagttccacattgggctccttgctcacagggaacctgcttctccctctcttccctgctcacGCTCgctttctcaaatcaataatcttaAAAGAGAATAACTTCTTTATGGGTTATCCTAGTTTGCTATTTCATGCCTCTCTTCTCCATCTAAGGCTATTGGCAAAGagcatttttacttgaaaaaattcTCCCCCACTTAATCATCGCCCTTCACTGTAGTCTTCAATCTCCACTGTCTCTCACATCTTGATTCTCCTTCCTAAAAGCTTGTATTCTCCAGTTATCTTACTAACTTAAAACCTTGCAAGCAGAGATCTTTCCCCACATCTTCCCTTTTCATGTGGAGACCTCAAATACCTACTTCAAAtgcaatggtaaaaaaaaataaggattttaaagaACTGTCATACCAACATTTAAATTCCACTTCGTCTCCTCCCAAGTGAATGAACTGATCTGGAAACACTGCACTAACTTCTTTGAAAAGCTGAGACAGGAAGGAGTAAGTTGAATTCAGAATAGGGTTTATGGGTCCAAAGGTCTCAGACTGCTTATGTCCGTTGTAACATGGAGTCAGGAGGTTTTTCTGACCTAGAAGAAAGAAGTAGTATTTTAATCACGAAGACAAGGCTTTGCACGTgattatactattttatttttaagctgttttttttttttttaaaaagctgtgagtttatacagaaaaaaataagcacattaaCTAGGAGTTACCTTGGTAAATTCCTCCAAGTAAGTAAGATGATGGAACTGATTCTTGAGTTCTATCCCCTGTGCCTGTTTCCTTTTCCATCATTCTATTTTATCTACTTCAAATATCTCAAATATTAATAACTCCCAAATCTCCAGCTCACCCAAACCCTTTTTCTTGAGCTTCAATCTGTATTTCAGATTCCCTGCTCGacactcttttttatttttaaatttatctatttttttttttttttgacacttttaGATATTCCAGCTGCACTTCAAATGCCGTCTAACAAAAGCTAAATTCTCTGTTGAGTAAGTTCCTAGGGTagctgctcctgctccttccctggaACTTTCCGTCCTTCTCCACACAGCTGGTCAGTTGCCAAGTTCCATGGACCACACACCCAGAATGTCTCTCAGTTCCGTACATTATTTTCCATTCCCATTATCGCCATTCTGGTCTAGGACTTCAGGTTCTTTCTACTTCCAGTCTGTCACCTCTTCCTCACATAGGTTTCCCCGGAGTGTGGTTCCCATTATGTGATGATTCTCCTCTTTCACTTGTTTCCATGTGTCCTGATGGAGCCCACGTTCCTCACCCAAGGCCCCCCTCCCTCTACATGTATTTCATCAGATTTATCTCCCATGTCTGCCCTCAGTATTATCTGAATGAATATAAAGCAagcatttataattgttatttaacCCTCAACAAAATTACATGACAGTTACTACATTTTagatatggggaaactgagatgaGACATTCTTTAACATGCTCAGGGCCATTCAGGttataaaaagcagaaacaggatTCAAAGCCAGGTTCTGTGGCTCCAGTGCCAGTTCCTAACCACCCTCTAGTGCTTACTATTTGCTGCACTTACACTCCAACTTCTGCCTTTCTTCATGATATTCCCTTTACCagaaacataaatgtatttttttaatccctcaaAAGCATTTTAAGTGTCCTTCTCATCCATGAAACTATTTCTTAAAATCACTTAGCATGTTCTACTTGTAATTCCTCTAGCCCTTGTTGTCATATTTTAGGCAGTGCCTAGCCATCGTACCTTGCTCACAATAATTATTCAATTCCATCTGTCGACAGTGCTACTTTTGTGCAAACCACACTtatgaacaaaatgaataaacaccAGCTCATAAAAGATGGAGGACCTCAGGTACTCATTCTTTGCAACTTGCAGACAGACACTCCTTACCTTTTCCCCAAGACTGTGTATGTCCAGGACTGTCAAATTCGGGTATGACTCGAATCCCTCGTAATCGGGCATATTCAATTACTGTATGGACGTCACTTGGTGTATAAACGTGAGACAAAGAATAGCTTCCCTATAAAAgccatatttattaaaatatatggaatGGATCTGTCCAGGATACTCTCAACAGTTGTATTTGCACAATGATACTGGACAAGTCATTTTTCTAGTATCACAATGTATTAAATAGTCCTATGTGATGTTGGAGgactcagttttaaaaatttttctttaatccccacattttatttacttattcattcattcaagcccagtggtgcagtggtttggcaccgcctgcagcctggggcatgatcctggagacccgggatcaagtcccacgttgggctccctgcatggggcccgcttctcccctctgcctgggtctctgcctctctctttctctgtacctctatgaataaataaataaaatcttaaaaaaaatacttaatcattcatgcattcatgaGTAacctctgtgcccagtgtgggctcaaactcatgccctcaagagtcccatgctctactgactgagccagccaggcacctggaGGACTCATTTAAACTATTTACCATATCTTATCAGTAGGCTCAGCACACTGTGGGTTATTTCTGGATTTACTAATGGAACTATCTCTACTAGCTCCTCTTGTTTCAGGAACATTTACCGTCATGCTATTTCAACCTCGTAACCAtacaacaaaagagaaataaaatgtttgactTCCAAAGTCAAATCTGTGAAAACTGAATACACTGCCTTGTCCGTTTTAGAATGAAAATTCACACACTATGACAGAGTTGGGCTGTCACCTTTCaaagtcattttaattattatcagCTTTAAAAATTCCCTCAGACATGCTTTGATAAGTGGCTTTTTTTGGTAATCATTTCTCTCAATCCCTTTATAATGAGTATGGGTTGTAACTAAAGATAAAGGTCAATTAAAGGTGTTACTGTAGCACctttaagatataaataaatattacatataatttataagcTATATCTTAagttatacataaatataaatgctcAACTCCTAAGAAGTAGTATTGTCCCATGCACCCCATCAAATTTATATCCAAGCAAGATCAGATCTACTTACTTAGAATAAATATTAGAGATAGAAGAACACATTAACTGACAGTATGGAAATGTCATCAGCAAAACTCAGACTTTGGGAACTAGACAAATGAtttagtttaataaaaataacaaattaccaagaaaaaaaaatatgggcagGGAGGACACCCATAGATCAAAAGACAATTAATGGACATATTAACTGACCACAGTATATGGAACTCATTTGCATCCTAttgcaaataaattttttttcattaagaaaaggTAAAGGCACTTGGGGAAATGTAAATAACTGTTGGCTAGCTAGATTGTTAATTTCTCAGCTGCAATAATATGGggtttttgttttaacaaaaacattccttttttacAAATGAGATATGGTGTCTGGGATTTCCTTAAAAGTAATGGTGGCAAGGGAGGATGAGTACAGGTGATACAAGACTGGCCAAGTACTGATTACTGAAGTTATGTGGCAAGAACATGGAAGTCATTATCTACTTCTGCATGTGTGTGAGATTTTGTGTAATAAAAAGCAAGTGCAAACAGGAGTACCACTAACATTTCAACCTATACTACATAACACTGGAGAAAGCGTGGGAATTGTGACCAGAGGACAACACACAGAGTTCCTTCCTAACTGCAACTCTGGATGAGGAGGTCAGTTACCAAGCGAGATGACACCGAGGCTTGTTCCCACCTCCAAGGGTTTCATAATAGACTTAATTTGAACACTTATGAGACAGCCGTTATTTTCTAAGGAGCTCTCATCTCTAAAATTCTCTATGCagtttttcagagagaaaacatCGTTTACAGAATCCAGTACTGCAGACTACGTGATAAAAATACTCAACCCTACATTAGTTATGTGTGCTTCAGGTCTCTTacattaagttttttaaagtttatttgtgtAACTACTAGAGATTGTTTTCATTCATAATAACAGTTGTAGTAAGTTTTATGGATGGATCTAAATTGGTAAGCCACAGCCTactaaaaaagtttttaaaccaCAAACATGTAACTTTTATACTTTAATGCTATCCATAAGTAAGACTTAAGCTAAAAACTTCCAAAGAAACCATACAAACATTTTTGTAGACAGAGTACAATAACATGAATTACTCACTTTGTTGCTTAACTCAGGAAAAGTGACACTCTGATAAGGGAAAGACTGGTCATCGACGATGTGCCAGTGGAGAACATTAAACTTATTAAAAGCCATGGCATCCTGcaagaaaacatatataaaaaatttatatatcacAGATACGATACACATACAATTTCAATTTACTTACCTGTATTCAGGATTGTTTCCAGTGTGTCTACttccttttaaattcttttcagcaAAGCAAGAatgcaaaagaaatttaaattatcttttttttttttttttaagattttatttgagggagagagagagcatgagtggagggcagagggaaagggagaaggagactccccgctgagcagggcacccagtgctgggctcgatcccaggatactgagatcatgacctgagcagaaggcagacatgtaaccaactgagccaccgacgTCCCCCAAGTTACTTATCTGTACTTCATGCGGCATATCACTTTTCAAAAAGCCTATTCAGCATTTGTATTTAATTCTAAACAGGGAGCTAGAACTTTGTTCTGTGAGAAGGTAGCATTCTTGTACATTCCAAATATTTTAGGGTTGCCCAAGAATGGAAAGGAGTTCTTGGCTGCTATCATATTTGGGAATGGAGCAGGGGAAACAATGGAGGTATCGAAGCACCAGGATTTATAATCCCCACAGAAAAAGTCATTTACATAATTCAACACAATTCTAAGATTTGAGTGCCATCCCTtcctttagaaatgaaagaaacctGGTAAAAACGCAATATTCCCAGAAATTTGGGGGGGaaatcattattaattttatgtgtattcTGGAGGAATAAGcaatgttaatatttatataaaatataagcagactacttgaaaaagataaaaaaatataagagggGGAGACTAGTTTCCCCTACCAGAGAGTTAAAAACTTAACCCTTCTCCTTCATCAGGGCTTAAAGGATTTGCTGATGCA
The DNA window shown above is from Vulpes vulpes isolate BD-2025 unplaced genomic scaffold, VulVul3 u000000652, whole genome shotgun sequence and carries:
- the HEXB gene encoding beta-hexosaminidase subunit beta; this translates as MGPRGLGLLALLAALSPRSAAASGPALWPLPLSVRTTPRALHVSRENFSVSHDPASSAGPSCALLQEAFRRYHGYIFNLDKSQHGPAKRNSAVELKQLLVSVVLDSECDLYPNVTSDESYSLVVKAPVAFLKANRVWGALRGLETFSQLIYQDSYGTFTINECNIIDSPRFPHRGILIDTARHFLPIKSILKTLDAMAFNKFNVLHWHIVDDQSFPYQSVTFPELSNKGSYSLSHVYTPSDVHTVIEYARLRGIRVIPEFDSPGHTQSWGKGQKNLLTPCYNGHKQSETFGPINPILNSTYSFLSQLFKEVSAVFPDQFIHLGGDEVEFKCWESNPEIRDFMKWKGFGGDYKKLESFYVQKVLDIASTVNKGAIVWQEVFDDHVKLQPGTIVQVWKFQSYSEEQAQVTAAGFPVILSAPWYLDWISYGQDWKGYYKVDPLDFSGSPEQKKLVMGGEACLWGEYVDATNLTPRLWPRASAIGERLWSHSNVKDLEDAYNRLTVHRCRMVSRGIAAEPLYTGYCNH